A genomic stretch from Chelmon rostratus isolate fCheRos1 chromosome 14, fCheRos1.pri, whole genome shotgun sequence includes:
- the rnf121 gene encoding RING finger protein 121, with protein MAGVFEVEVDGVEHDHGLEHHNEPNQLDVSKLSPEEKWRVEHARMHAKHTGHEAMHAEMVLILIVTLVVAQLVLVQWKQRHPKSYNLVTLFQMWVVPLYFTTKLHWWRFLTTWFIFSVITAYISYRATRKPLACTTPRLVYKWFLLLYKISYATGIVGYSVVMFTLFGINLIFRIKPEDAMDFGVSLLFYGLYYGVLGRDFAEMCADFMASTVGYYSASGMPTKHLSDNICAVCGQAILVDVSEEGIIENTYRLSCNHVFHEFCIRGWCIVGKKQMCPYCKEKVDLKRMFSNPWERPHVMYGQLLDWLRYLVAWQPVIIGFVQGINYVLGLE; from the exons ATGGCCGGGGTGTTTGAGGTGGAGGTTGATGGTGTAGAGCACGACCATGGACTGGAGCATCACAATGAACCGAACCAG TTGGATGTGTCCAAGCTTTCACCAGAAGAGAAGTGGAG ggtGGAGCATGCAAGAATGCATGCCAAACACACAGGTCATGAGGCCATGCACGCAGAGATGGTGCTCATCCTCATAGTCACCCTTGTCGTCGCCCAGCTAGTCCTTGTGCAATGGAAACAGAGGCATCCAAAGTCATACAAT CTGGTGACTCTGTTCCAGATGTGGGTAGTTCCTCTCTACTTCACTACCAAACTTCACTGGTGGAGGTTCCTGACCACCTGGTTTATCTTCTCTGTCATCACAGCGTACATCTCCTATCGTGCCACTCGCAAGCCCCTGGCCTGCACCACACCGAG ACTGGTGTATAAGTGGTTCCTTCTTCTCTACAAGATCAGCTATGCCACAGGAATAGTTGGCTACAGCGTCGTCATGTTTACACTTTTTGGGATAAATCTAATATTCAG GATAAAGCCGGAGGATGCAATGGACTTCggtgtctctctgctgttctaCGGGCTGTACTACGGGGTCCTAGGAAGAGACTTTGCAGAGATGTGTGCAGACTTCATGGCTTCAACCGTTGGG TATTACAGTGCATCTGGCATGCCAACCAAGCACCTCTCTGACAATATATGTGCAGTGTGCGGTCAGGCCATCCTCGTAGACGTCAGTGAGGAGGGGATTATTGAGAACACATACAGATTGTCCTGCAACCATGT GTTCCACGAGTTCTGCATAAGAGGATGGTGTATCGTCGGAAAGAAGCAAATGTGCCCGTACTGCAAAGAAAAGGTGGACCTGAAGAGGATGTTCAGCAACCC CTGGGAGAGGCCACATGTCATGTATGGACAACTTTTAGACTGGCTTCGGTACTTGGTGGCCTGGCAGCCCGTTATTATTGGATTTGTTCAAGGTATCAACTACGTCCTGGGTCTGGAGTGA
- the nlrc3l1 gene encoding NLR family CARD domain-containing protein 3, whose amino-acid sequence MDEAEMEAMAMSSGSSSIGEAVSGRGQNVPDEDDGLYYIPERRPSLDLGPSPMDTSQWLSVEKASSPVLSYWSMTSEERPDYMDDEDGSFTSIHLNRADSFSSCYSWDSDDCEKRTPKGKCKDDTVPEPSSMSEIIQDSNNIRHPSLTVAFIFKAICKTLGRLSKDDIKTFKTMLWKRYPQSFNTPPQGMDMVDLVDRLLECYSLEVSLQITKTLLEEIGKKTLVEYLQTLCIRNEVRHELSETLKRTYGEVCEDSAMQREERPFDDVFAKLNITSTCDNGPNIEHEVMTIEKLDSNRAEGKLLSTADILSAERLEHSNMKLMLITGVAGSGKSMAVRRLILDWIEERSHQHVSFLFPLPFRELKQFEGSNISLLEIIHTLYPPTKKLRDRDYRCEDCKIMFVFDGLDEYNGKLDFQNTELLSDHTDPTTLNVIVVNLLRGRLLYRGLFLVTSRPQIRRCIPWDTHYDEIDVRGFCDPEKDEYFRRRFQDPDQAARVIAHINSFKTLRIMCHLPLFCSLVADEYQHIFRGQGTQAELPRSITYMYTKLLLALTRQHRRFRAPDCSPDEERDFLMKLGKLALDMLEQGQFKITRSDWKEVGINEEEAVINSGLCTQYTTKPFVLIQERVFSFIHPTMQEYLAALYVFLTFRNQGKNTLGQQLKRKVRGMLKGHKAMELYKSAVDRSLLCEDGKLDIFLRFLFGMAIETNLELLQPFCTSSLQWPTVVEDATALIRKKIRENQYPDRNENLQHCLDELGVFGSEVVSS is encoded by the exons ATGGACGAAGCTGAAATGGAGGCGATGGCCATGTCGTCAGGCAGCTCTTCCATTGGGGAAGCAGTGTCTGGTAGAGGACAGAATGTGCCTGATGAAGATGACGGGCTCTACTACATCCCAGAGAGAAGACCTTCTCTGGACCTGGGGCCAAGTCCAATGGATACTAGCCAGTG gcTTTCTGTGGAAAAGGCCTCGTCTCCAGTTCTGAGTTACTGGTCAATGACAAGTGAGGAGAGGCCAGACTACatggatgatgaagatggatCCTTCACAAG CATCCATCTGAATAGAGCAGATTCATTCTCTAGCTGCTACTCCTGGGACAGTGATGATTGTGAAAAGAGAACCCCAAA GGGTAAATGCAAAGATGATACCGTCCCAGAGCCTTCCAGCATGTCTGAGATAATCCAAGACTCAAACAACATTAGGCACCCTTCGTTGACAGTGGCATTCATTTTTAAG GCTATTTGTAAAACTCTCGGGAGGCTGTCCAAAGACGACATTAAGACATTCAAGACGATGCTATGGAAGCGTTACCCGCAGTCCTTCAACACTCCTCCCCAAGGCATGGACATGGTGGACCTTGTGGACCGGCTACTTGAGTGTTACAGCCTGGAGGTATCTTTGCAGATCACCAAAACCCTTCTTGAGGAAATTGGGAAAAAGACGCTGGTTGAATACCTCCAGACTTTGTGCATCAGAA atgaAGTACGTCACGAGTTAAGCGAGACTCTGAAGAGAACATACGGCGAAGTATGTGAGGATTCGGccatgcagagagaggagaggcccTTTGATGATGTCTTTGCAAAACTCAACATAACCTCAACATGTGATAATGGCCCAAATATTGAACATGAGGTCATGACCATAGAAAAGCTGGACAGCAACCGGGCGGAAGGGAAATTGCTTTCTACTGCAGATATTTTGAGTGCTGAAAGGCTTGAGCACTCAAACATGAAGCTCATGTTGATCACTGGAGTTGCAGGGTCAGGGAAGTCTATGGCGGTCAGAAGGTTGATCCTCGATTGGATTGAAGAGCGGTCCCACCAACACGTGTCTTTCCTGTTTCCGTTGCCCTTCAGAGAGCTCAAGCAGTTTGAGGGTTCTAATATCTCCCTGTTGGAAATAATACACACACTCTACCCACCAACAAAAAAACTAAGGGACAGGGATTATAGATGCGAAGACTGCAAAATCATGTTTGTCTTTGACGGTCTTGATGAGTACAATGGGAAGCTTGATTTCCAAAACACTGAGCTTCTCAGCGACCACACAGATCCCACCACCCTGAACGTCATTGTGGTGAACCTCCTCAGAGGGAGGCTGCTCTACCGCGGCCTATTCCTGGTCACATCTCGGCCGCAAATAAGGCGCTGCATTCCTTGGGATACGCATTACGATGAAATAGACGTGCGTGGTTTCTGTGACCCTGAAAAGGACGAGTACTTCAGGAGGAGATTTCAGGATCCAGATCAAGCAGCTCGAGTTATTGCACACATCAACTCTTTCAAAACCCTCCGCATCATGTGCCACCTGCCCTTGTTTTGCTCACTGGTCGCTGATGAGTACCAGCACATATTTCGAGGACAGGGGACGCAGGCAGAGCTGCCCAGGAGCATCACCTACATGtacacaaagctgctgctggcacTCACACGTCAGCATCGCAGATTTAGAGCTCCAGATTGTAGCccagatgaagagagagactTCCTCATGAAACTTGGAAAGCTGGCCCTCGACATGCTGGAACAAGGCCAGTTCAAGATTACCAGGTCCGACTGGAAAGAGGTTGGAATCAACGAGGAGGAGGCAGTGATTAACAGTGGCCTGTGCACACAATACACCACAAAGCCATTTGTCTTGATTCAAGAGAGAGTCTTCAGCTTTATCCACCCCACCATGCAGGAGTACCTGGCTGCTCTTTATGTGTTTCTCACCTTTAGAAACCAGGGGAAGAACACTTTGGGGCAGCAACTGAAACGCAAGGTCAGGGGGATGTTGAAGGGGCACAAGGCGATGGAGCTGTACAAGAGCGCGGTGGACAGAAGCCTGCTTTGTGAGGACGGCAAACTGGACATTTTCCTGCGTTTCCTGTTTGGAATGGCAATTGAGACCAACCTGGAACTTCTTCAACCATTCTGCACCTCTTCTCTGCAGTGGCCAACAGTTGTTGAAGATGCTACTGCCCTCATCAGGAAGAAGATCAGAGAAAATCAGTATCCTGACAGGAATGAGAACTTGCAGCACTGCCTGGACGAGCTGGGTGTGTTTGGGTCAGAGGTGGTGTCCAGTTGA
- the LOC121617453 gene encoding interleukin-1 receptor accessory protein-like isoform X1, whose amino-acid sequence MKLSSVVKAFGSLCLLLADGFPVSEDEAPEIIGPHHVRIKAHSGQQLILHCETITHCEADLTLIYWLVNGSFPEDMPSSGRIVESEESTLEEGAILQRSLLLKTVTSEDFKSTFTCVVTNPAGTVQKVMTLAATGCDCNVKKPRKH is encoded by the exons ATGAAGCTGTCATCTGTTGTCAAAG CCTTCGgatctctgtgtctgctgcttgcAGATGGATTTCCAG TTTCTGAGGATGAAGCTCCAGAGATCATTGGGCCTCATCATGTCCGAATAAAAGCTCATTCAG GACAGCAGCTGATTCTTCACTGTGAAACAATCACACATTGTGAAGCTGATCTGACACTCATCTACTGGCTCGTCAATGGTTCCTTCCCAGAAGACATGCCCAGCAGTGGCAGAATAGTGGAATCAGAGGA ATCCACTTTGGAGGAGGGTGCAATCCTACAGAGGAGTTTGCTGTTGAAGACTGTCACGTCAGAGGACTTCAAATCCACCTTCACCTGCGTTGTGACAAACCCTGCTGGAACAGTCCAGAAGGTCATGACCTTAGCAGCGACAGGCTGTGACTGTAATGTAAAGAAAcccagaaaacactga
- the LOC121617453 gene encoding interleukin-1 receptor accessory protein-like isoform X2, producing the protein MKLSSVVKVSEDEAPEIIGPHHVRIKAHSGQQLILHCETITHCEADLTLIYWLVNGSFPEDMPSSGRIVESEESTLEEGAILQRSLLLKTVTSEDFKSTFTCVVTNPAGTVQKVMTLAATGCDCNVKKPRKH; encoded by the exons ATGAAGCTGTCATCTGTTGTCAAAG TTTCTGAGGATGAAGCTCCAGAGATCATTGGGCCTCATCATGTCCGAATAAAAGCTCATTCAG GACAGCAGCTGATTCTTCACTGTGAAACAATCACACATTGTGAAGCTGATCTGACACTCATCTACTGGCTCGTCAATGGTTCCTTCCCAGAAGACATGCCCAGCAGTGGCAGAATAGTGGAATCAGAGGA ATCCACTTTGGAGGAGGGTGCAATCCTACAGAGGAGTTTGCTGTTGAAGACTGTCACGTCAGAGGACTTCAAATCCACCTTCACCTGCGTTGTGACAAACCCTGCTGGAACAGTCCAGAAGGTCATGACCTTAGCAGCGACAGGCTGTGACTGTAATGTAAAGAAAcccagaaaacactga